A segment of the Nitrospirota bacterium genome:
AGCGTGTCAATACAGATGTGATCCTCCGGTTCATCTCTTCCGGAAAGGGAGAATATAAATTATTCGAACGCAGTCCTGCCTCAACATGCCCCACAGGGATCCTGTTGTAAAAGGCTGCCATTGCAGCAGCCATGACCGTTGTAGTATCACCCTGAATCAGCACTACGTCCGGTCTTTCTTTTTTAAAAACACTGTCAAGCCGGCTGACAACCCTGCCAGTCAATTCTGCCAGGGACTGATCCGGTTTCATCAGGTCAAGATCAATGTCAGGCACAATATCAAAGAGGTCCAAGACCTGGTCGAGCATCTGGCGATGCTGGGCCGTAACACAAACCCTGACCTGAACATCCGGGGTTTTCTGCAATTGCAGGATTACAGGAGCCAGCTTTATTGCTTCCGGCCGGGTACCAAATACGGCAAGTATCTTTTTCATGATTGTCCTTTCCTTAGCGCACTTTTAATACATTGTTCTAATTCTGCAACCGCCTTCTGGAGAGACATCTCACGGACAACAAATTCTCGTCCCTGCCTTGAATAATCTGCACAAATGTCAGGATTACCTGAAAGAAGAAGAATCTTTTCAGCCAGCAACTCGGGGTCCTCAGGACCGATGCATATACCACACTTAGCTGCACTGATCAACTTCGGGGCATCACCATCAAGGGGCATGCTTGCAAGTACCGGTCTGGCTGCTGCCATGAGGCTCAATATCTTTGACGGAACTACCGGTGTTTTAACCTTATTGTTTAAAGTCACTAACCCCACATCCGAAGAGGCGACTACATATGGATAGACTGACTTCGTCTGCATCTCAAGAAACCTTACATTTTTCAAACCATATTCTTCTACCCTGCTTTTCAGGTTCTCTTTCTCTATGCCGTCACCGACAATAAAAAACTCGATCTCATCCCTGTCCCTTAAAATCCTTGCAGCCTCAATTACACTCAGGAGCCCCTGAGACATCCCCAAAGTCCCTGCATAGCCAACAATAAATTTCCCGTTAAGGTCGTATCTTCCGGAAAACTCGTTATCCCTTGGCAGTGGTCTCATCTCACCTGTGTCTATCCAGTTGGGAAGAATCCTGACTTTTCCTTCATCAATCCCCTTTATGTCAACAATGTGGCTCCTGTTACCCCCTGAGTGGACTGTAATCAGTGACGACCTCCTATAACAAAACTTCTCAAGAGTCTCAAGAAGAAATATCAGCAGCCTGTTCTTCAGCACCCCCTGGTCTATATAACACTGCGGGTGCAGGTCCTGAACCCCCATGATAAACGGAACCCCCCTGAAGAGGTTCAGCAGCCATCCTGAGACCCCCATGAAGAGCGGTGGAGAGTAGATGAAGACGACATCCGGCTTCTCCGAAAGGAGTCCTCCCAAAAAAGAGGTCAGGGGAGCGGTCAGGTGTCCAACAGCGAGTTTTATTTTTTGTGGACCGAATACCGGAAAAGCTATTCGTGTAACATTGACTCCGCCCATGTCCTCCTTCATAAAGAGCCTCCCCCGGTATTTATCGGGAACTGACTTCAGGTTATACCAGGGAAAGCTTGTGACAACATTTACACTGTGTCCCTTATCAACCAATCCCTTTGATAATTCATAAAAAAGATTTGCCGCTGTGCCTATCTCGGGAGGGAAATATCTGGAAAGGAGCAGGATTTTCATAATACAAACATTTTTTCTCGCTAAGGCGCAAAGTTCGCAAAAAAACTTGGAAGAGGTTTCTTTACACTACCTTTTTCTCGCTAAGGCGCAAAGTTCGCAAAGTTTACAGATTATTTACTATACGGGTAATACCGCTTTTTATTAATTCAACATTGAAATTGACCAATAACCCGAGTTTTAATCCCGTTAGTTTCAAGTATGTTAAAAGTTGTTTTTTATGAACAGGCATAATATTTTCAACAGATTTTAATTCGATTATAACCTTGTCCTCTACAATCAGGTCTGCTCTAAACCCAATATCCATTCTGACACTTTCATATATCACAGGTATTGCAACCTGCCGTTCGCACTTTAGATTATTTTTCAGCAACTCATAAAACAATACTTCTTCATAAACAGATTCTAATAGCCCTGGTCCTAAGCTTTTATGGATTTTAAAACTGTTGTTGACAATAATCTTAGCTATTTCATTTTCATTCATTTTTCTTAGCGTTCTTTGCGCCTCTGCGAGAGCCATTCTCCATCAATTACACTACCTTTTTCTCGCCAAGGCGCCAAGTTCGCAAAGTTTACAGATTATTTACTATACGGGTAATACCGCTTTCTTGGCGGCCTTTGCGCCTTTGCGAGAATTACATCCCGTCAATCACCTCAAAACAACCCCTTTTCCACCTCCACTGCTTCACCTGTTGTTATGGACTCCTCAATGGCAAACGTGGCTAATGTGGTTGCAACAAGGGATTTAAACCCTATCGGGGAAGGAGCACCGTTTTTAAGGGCATCATAAACAGCCCTGATCTCATCCACATATCCCCTGTCGACCTCAAGGGATTTTTTCACCTTCTGCTTCCCTGAAGAGATAAAACTAACCGACTTGAAATTATTTATTACACATATAGCCCCACCGGCAAACACCTGAACCTCTTCCCTCTGGAATGATTTGTCACCATTGGATGCATAAGTTATGGCAACCGCCGCACCGTTGTCCATCTTCATGGATAT
Coding sequences within it:
- a CDS encoding glycosyltransferase family 4 protein — encoded protein: MKILLLSRYFPPEIGTAANLFYELSKGLVDKGHSVNVVTSFPWYNLKSVPDKYRGRLFMKEDMGGVNVTRIAFPVFGPQKIKLAVGHLTAPLTSFLGGLLSEKPDVVFIYSPPLFMGVSGWLLNLFRGVPFIMGVQDLHPQCYIDQGVLKNRLLIFLLETLEKFCYRRSSLITVHSGGNRSHIVDIKGIDEGKVRILPNWIDTGEMRPLPRDNEFSGRYDLNGKFIVGYAGTLGMSQGLLSVIEAARILRDRDEIEFFIVGDGIEKENLKSRVEEYGLKNVRFLEMQTKSVYPYVVASSDVGLVTLNNKVKTPVVPSKILSLMAAARPVLASMPLDGDAPKLISAAKCGICIGPEDPELLAEKILLLSGNPDICADYSRQGREFVVREMSLQKAVAELEQCIKSALRKGQS
- a CDS encoding GxxExxY protein, which produces MNENEIAKIIVNNSFKIHKSLGPGLLESVYEEVLFYELLKNNLKCERQVAIPVIYESVRMDIGFRADLIVEDKVIIELKSVENIMPVHKKQLLTYLKLTGLKLGLLVNFNVELIKSGITRIVNNL